GCGCAGCCAGCAGTGGCCCCTGCACGACCGTCCCCGCAGGCTTCAGCACCGTGCCGGCGACATCGCCGTTCGGCAGAACCTTGGTCACGACGTACTGGTCGACTTTCGGTTCTGCCTGACCGCTGACCGGTCCGGATTGGAGCGCCAGGAGACCGACCGAGAAGATGGCCGCGACGAGTCCGGTGATTCTGCGAAATGAGTCCACGTTCGCCTCCCTGGCGGTAACAATTTGTAACATCGGCCAGTGTAGACGCCAGGACACCGATGGATCAAGCCCGCGCTGATCCGATACTTCCCGTCATCAGATCGCCATCGCGAGGCATCGGCGCGCTGGTGCACAATGAGAGGCACCAAGAGGCTGGGAGGCATTGATGGCGATGGCGCCTGCGTTTTCGACAATCGGGAAGCCGATCCCCCGCATCGAAGGGCGTGAGAAGGTAACCGGCGAAGCGACGTACGCGGTCGACGTCGTCCTCCCCGGTACGCTCTGGGGGATCAACGTTCGGAGTCCAGTACCCAGCGCGCGCATCGTTTCGATCGACACCGCGCGAGCCAGGGCGCTCCCCGGAGTGCGGGCCGTCCTCACCGCGGCCGACATCCCGGCGAAGCGCGTGGGGCGTTCCATCAAGGACTACGAGGTCATCTGTCGCGATCGCGTGCGGTACGTTGGCGACGTCGTGGCCATTATCGCCGCGGACGATCGCGACGTCGCGGAAGAAGCGGCGCAGCTCGTCGCCGTCGCATACGAAGAGCTACCGGCTGTTTTCGATCCCGTTCTCGCGCTCGAACCGGGCGCTCCGCTGATCCATCCGGACCTTCGATCGTACGAGGGTTTTCCGGAGGGGATTCCAGAGGAGCTACGCAACGTCTGCTCGAGGCTCGTTGTCGAGCGGGGCGATCTCGCCGCCGGCTTTGCCCAGGCGGACGTCGTAATCGAGAACACGTACCAGACGCAGATCCAGCATCAGGCGTACCTCGAGCCCTACAACTGCACGGCGCGCGTCGACGAGCGCGGGCGAGCCGAATTCTGGGGGCTCAACAAGATCCCGTTCGCCCTCAGAAATGAGCTATCCGGCACCCTGGGCCTGCCCGTCGAACAGATCGTCATCCATGCCGTACACATGGGCGGCGAGTTCGGCGCGAAGGCCAGCCCGGGGGACGCGCCCGCGGCGTATTACCTCGCGCGGGCGACCGGGCGGCCCGTCAAGTTCGTCAACACCTACCAGGAGGAGCTGGCCGTGGGAACGCCACGCCACGCGGCCATCATCCGCCTCCGCACCGGCGTGAAGCGCGACGGGATTCTGACAGCCTGGGATGCCCAGGTGCTGTGGAACAGTGGGGCATATGGCGGCCACAAGCCGCCGCTGTTCAATGGGAACCTGGGCGGGTCCAACAATGCCGCTGGGTGGTGGGCCGTGCCAAATGTTCGAATCGAGGCCCTCATGGTCTACACGAACAACGTACCGTGCGCGTACATGCGGTCCCCCGGCCAGCCCCAGACGGTATTCGCGGAGGAGGCCCAGATGGACGCGGTCGCCCGCGCGCTCGGGATCGATCGGCTGGAGCTCCGTTTGAAGAATCTCCCCTCCAGCACGTTCGCGCCGGAAGCCGTGCGTCGCGCGGCGGAGGCGATTGGGTGGAACGAGCCGAAGCCGCCCCACGTGGGACGAGGCGTGGCCGTAGGCGCCCGGGGCACCGGCGCCGGGACCGCCAGCTCGGACATCACGCTGAACCCGGACGGCACCATCACCGCCATCACGGCGGTCCCCGACCAGGGTACCGGCGGCCTCACGGTCGTCGGCCAGGTGGTCGCCGAGGTGTGGGGCGTGCCGCTCGACCGGGTCCACGTGGTGCACGGCGACACCGACATGCTTCCCGTTGACGTGGGATCCGGGGGAAGCAGTATCACCAACTCCGCCGGCCACGCCGCGATGGCCGCGAGCGCCAAG
This portion of the Chloroflexota bacterium genome encodes:
- a CDS encoding xanthine dehydrogenase family protein molybdopterin-binding subunit, whose amino-acid sequence is MAMAPAFSTIGKPIPRIEGREKVTGEATYAVDVVLPGTLWGINVRSPVPSARIVSIDTARARALPGVRAVLTAADIPAKRVGRSIKDYEVICRDRVRYVGDVVAIIAADDRDVAEEAAQLVAVAYEELPAVFDPVLALEPGAPLIHPDLRSYEGFPEGIPEELRNVCSRLVVERGDLAAGFAQADVVIENTYQTQIQHQAYLEPYNCTARVDERGRAEFWGLNKIPFALRNELSGTLGLPVEQIVIHAVHMGGEFGAKASPGDAPAAYYLARATGRPVKFVNTYQEELAVGTPRHAAIIRLRTGVKRDGILTAWDAQVLWNSGAYGGHKPPLFNGNLGGSNNAAGWWAVPNVRIEALMVYTNNVPCAYMRSPGQPQTVFAEEAQMDAVARALGIDRLELRLKNLPSSTFAPEAVRRAAEAIGWNEPKPPHVGRGVAVGARGTGAGTASSDITLNPDGTITAITAVPDQGTGGLTVVGQVVAEVWGVPLDRVHVVHGDTDMLPVDVGSGGSSITNSAGHAAMAASAKVQEQLAPLAAEMLNVAQAEWTSGGWREAGRPNGRVVTVDELAAEMLRPGDERAHAQVTLAPERSPNQLFSGQAAEVAVDPETGQVRLRKIVSVQDVGTVINELGHQGQIDGCVVQGVGLALTEEVGLEEGHVTTQNLGDYKLPTMPDVPALETINVNVETGPGPFNAKGIGETPHVPTAAAIASAVADAIGAPVTRLPITAERVLAAMAESGGQRTESAHR